The Saccharomonospora glauca K62 genome has a segment encoding these proteins:
- the tsaD gene encoding tRNA (adenosine(37)-N6)-threonylcarbamoyltransferase complex transferase subunit TsaD: MPRIIMGVESSCDETGVGLVRLHDDGTVELLADEVASSVDQHARFGGVVPEVASRAHLEAMVPTVRRAFDAANLTLSDVDAIAVTAGPGLAGALLVGVSAAKAYAAALDVPLYGVNHLAGHIAVDTLQHGPLPTPSLALLVSGGHTQLLRIDDIAGKITEIGSTVDDAAGEAYDKVARVLELPYPGGPPIDKAAKEGNPKAIAFPRGMTGPRDPAFDFSFSGLKTAVARWVEGAQARGEDIPVADVAASFQEAVADVLTAKAVRAATESGIGTLVISGGVAANSRLSALAAQRCAEAGIELRVPRPRLCTDNGAMIAALGAHLVAAGVAPSPLDLSADPALPVSTVCV; encoded by the coding sequence ATGCCCAGGATCATCATGGGCGTGGAGAGCTCGTGCGACGAGACGGGGGTGGGACTCGTCCGGTTGCACGACGACGGCACCGTCGAACTGCTCGCCGACGAGGTCGCCAGCAGCGTGGACCAGCACGCGCGATTCGGTGGTGTGGTGCCCGAGGTCGCGAGCCGAGCCCACCTGGAGGCGATGGTTCCCACGGTGCGCAGGGCGTTCGACGCCGCGAACCTCACCTTGTCCGACGTGGACGCCATCGCGGTGACGGCCGGCCCCGGACTCGCGGGCGCGCTGCTGGTGGGGGTCTCCGCGGCGAAGGCGTACGCGGCGGCGTTGGACGTCCCGCTGTACGGCGTGAACCACCTCGCGGGCCACATCGCCGTCGACACCCTTCAGCACGGCCCGCTGCCCACGCCGTCGTTGGCGTTGCTCGTTTCCGGTGGGCACACCCAGTTGCTGCGGATCGACGACATCGCCGGAAAGATCACCGAGATAGGGTCCACAGTAGACGACGCGGCGGGCGAGGCGTACGACAAGGTCGCTCGGGTGCTGGAGCTCCCGTATCCGGGTGGCCCGCCGATCGACAAGGCTGCCAAGGAGGGGAATCCGAAGGCGATCGCGTTCCCTCGGGGCATGACCGGACCTCGGGACCCAGCGTTCGACTTCTCCTTCTCGGGACTGAAGACGGCGGTGGCTCGATGGGTGGAGGGCGCGCAGGCGCGCGGTGAGGACATCCCGGTCGCCGACGTCGCCGCGTCGTTCCAGGAGGCGGTCGCCGACGTCCTGACCGCCAAGGCCGTGCGAGCGGCCACCGAGTCCGGCATCGGCACGCTGGTGATCTCGGGTGGGGTGGCCGCGAACTCCCGGTTGTCGGCCCTGGCGGCACAGCGCTGCGCGGAGGCGGGCATCGAGCTACGTGTGCCGAGGCCCCGGCTGTGCACGGACAACGGCGCGATGATCGCCGCGTTGGGGGCCCACCTCGTGGCCGCCGGAGTCGCGCCGAGCCCGCTCGACCTGTCGGCGGACCCGGCGTTGCCGGTCAGCACCGTCTGCGTGTGA
- a CDS encoding alkaline phosphatase D family protein, producing the protein MPASGEKHTSPLVPSRRQVLLGGAALGATALTAGPLVALGPSARATTTRGAGAPLRGDVFTLGVASGEPDHHSVVLWTRLAPDPLAEDGLGGLGRRAVTVEWELARDERFRHVVRRGVETTDAEAGYAVHVEVAGLAPGWEYHYRFRCGRFLSPTGRTRTAPAPGVLGGGMVMAFASCAQYEHGYFTAYRHLAEDEPDLVLHLGDYIYEYQPNSYVSPDGNVRDHRGPETETLANYRQRYAQYRTDADLRAAHAVAPWLVVPDDHEVDNNWAGDAYEKPEIPQPRFLERRANAFRAYYENMPLRRRNRPRGAHIRLYRTVAWGSLVNFHMLDTRQYRDDQACDDGWKICEDAVDPARTITGDEQERWLLGQFRRSRARWDLLGQQVFFAHRVNDSGAVSMDAWDGYRGSRDRISEGWVAAGVRNPVVLTGDVHTHWANELKADYADPDSPVIGTELVTSSITSGGNGADSDPAEHPDLQRNPHIKFRSNQRGYVRTHISRDEVRADFRVVDYVTEPGAPVRTRASFVIADRHPGLTEVTPR; encoded by the coding sequence ATGCCCGCATCCGGTGAGAAGCACACGTCACCACTCGTGCCGAGCCGTCGTCAGGTGCTGCTCGGCGGAGCCGCGCTGGGAGCCACCGCGCTCACGGCGGGTCCCCTAGTCGCTCTCGGCCCCTCCGCCCGAGCCACCACCACCCGCGGCGCGGGCGCGCCCCTCCGCGGGGACGTCTTCACCCTCGGCGTCGCCTCCGGCGAACCCGACCACCACAGCGTCGTGCTGTGGACCCGACTGGCACCCGACCCGCTCGCCGAGGACGGTCTGGGAGGTCTGGGCCGTCGTGCCGTCACCGTGGAGTGGGAGCTCGCCCGCGACGAACGGTTTCGCCACGTCGTTCGGCGCGGCGTCGAGACGACGGACGCCGAGGCCGGATACGCGGTCCACGTCGAGGTCGCGGGCCTCGCCCCCGGATGGGAGTACCACTACCGATTCCGCTGCGGCCGGTTCCTCTCCCCCACGGGCCGCACCCGCACCGCTCCCGCCCCCGGTGTCCTCGGTGGGGGAATGGTGATGGCCTTCGCCTCCTGCGCGCAGTACGAGCACGGATACTTCACCGCCTACCGGCACCTGGCCGAGGACGAACCCGACCTGGTGCTCCACCTCGGCGACTACATCTACGAGTACCAGCCGAATTCCTACGTCTCTCCGGACGGCAACGTCCGCGACCACCGGGGTCCGGAGACCGAGACGCTCGCGAACTACCGGCAGCGCTACGCGCAGTACCGCACCGACGCCGACCTCCGGGCCGCCCACGCCGTCGCACCGTGGCTCGTGGTGCCCGACGACCACGAGGTCGACAACAACTGGGCGGGCGACGCGTACGAAAAGCCCGAGATCCCGCAGCCCCGCTTCCTGGAACGCCGCGCCAACGCCTTCCGCGCGTACTACGAGAACATGCCGCTGCGCCGTCGCAACCGCCCGCGAGGCGCACACATCCGGCTCTACCGCACCGTGGCCTGGGGCTCGCTGGTGAACTTCCACATGCTCGACACCCGCCAGTACCGCGACGACCAGGCGTGCGACGACGGCTGGAAGATCTGCGAGGACGCCGTGGACCCCGCCCGCACCATCACCGGAGACGAGCAGGAACGCTGGCTGCTCGGGCAGTTCCGACGCTCCCGTGCGCGCTGGGACCTGCTCGGCCAGCAGGTGTTCTTCGCACACCGGGTCAACGACTCCGGCGCGGTGAGCATGGACGCCTGGGACGGCTATCGCGGCTCCAGGGACCGCATCAGCGAGGGCTGGGTGGCCGCGGGCGTGCGTAACCCGGTGGTGCTCACCGGCGACGTGCACACCCACTGGGCCAACGAGCTGAAGGCCGACTACGCGGACCCCGACAGTCCCGTAATCGGCACCGAGCTGGTCACCAGCTCGATCACCTCGGGTGGCAACGGGGCCGACTCCGACCCCGCCGAACACCCCGACCTGCAACGCAACCCGCACATCAAGTTCCGCAGCAACCAGCGCGGCTACGTCCGCACCCACATCTCGCGCGACGAGGTGCGGGCGGACTTCCGCGTCGTCGACTACGTGACCGAGCCCGGCGCGCCGGTGCGCACCCGAGCGTCGTTCGTGATCGCCGACCGTCACCCCGGCCTGACCGAGGTGACCCCGCGCTGA
- the groES gene encoding co-chaperone GroES has translation MSVNIKPLEDKILVQASEAEETTASGLVIPDTAKEKPQEGKVLAVGPGRIDDKGNRIPMDVKEGDVVIYSKYGGTEVKYNGEEYLILSARDVLAVIN, from the coding sequence GTGAGCGTGAACATCAAGCCGCTCGAGGACAAGATCCTTGTCCAGGCGAGCGAGGCCGAGGAGACGACGGCCTCCGGTCTCGTCATTCCCGACACCGCCAAGGAGAAGCCCCAGGAGGGCAAGGTCCTGGCCGTGGGTCCGGGCCGTATCGACGACAAGGGCAACCGCATCCCCATGGATGTCAAGGAAGGCGACGTCGTCATCTACTCCAAGTACGGCGGCACCGAGGTCAAGTACAACGGTGAGGAGTACTTGATCCTGTCCGCGCGCGACGTGCTGGCCGTCATCAACTGA
- the groL gene encoding chaperonin GroEL (60 kDa chaperone family; promotes refolding of misfolded polypeptides especially under stressful conditions; forms two stacked rings of heptamers to form a barrel-shaped 14mer; ends can be capped by GroES; misfolded proteins enter the barrel where they are refolded when GroES binds), with the protein MAKQINFDEDARRALERGVDKLANAVKVTLGPRGRHVVLDKKFGGPTVTLDGVTVAREIELDDPFENLGAQLAKNVATKTNDVVGDGTTTSTVLAQALVKVGLRNVAAGANPTALGRGIEAAADKVVELLKSKATPVKGRDNIAQVGTVTSRDATIGALLGEAVEKVGEDGVITVEESSTLATELDITEGVQFDKGYLSAHFATNPEEQRAILEDAYVLLHREKISALADLLPLLEKVAEQKKPLLIIAEDVEGEALSTLVVNSLRKTLTAAAVKAPFFGDRRKAFMDDLAVVTGAQVVSSEVGLKLSEVGLEVLGKARRIEVTKDTTTIVDGAGTKEDIQARIAQIRKEIETTDSDWDREKLQERLAKLGGGVAVIRVGAATETELNERKHRIEDAVASTKAAVEEGIVPGGGSALAHIAKELDDLGLTGDEATGVKIVRDALTAPLFWIATNAGHEGAVIVSKVQEQKWGEGFNAATGEITDLLGAGIIDPVKVTRSAVANAASIARLVLTTESSVVEKPEDEGDASGHGHAH; encoded by the coding sequence ATGGCTAAGCAGATCAACTTCGACGAGGACGCTCGTCGGGCACTTGAGCGCGGGGTGGACAAGCTCGCCAACGCGGTGAAGGTCACGCTCGGCCCGCGTGGCCGTCACGTCGTGCTCGACAAGAAGTTCGGGGGCCCCACCGTCACCCTGGACGGTGTCACCGTGGCCCGCGAGATCGAGCTGGACGACCCGTTCGAGAACCTCGGCGCCCAGCTGGCGAAGAACGTCGCCACCAAGACCAACGACGTGGTCGGCGACGGCACCACCACCTCAACCGTGCTCGCGCAGGCGCTGGTGAAGGTCGGCCTGCGCAACGTCGCGGCGGGTGCCAACCCCACGGCTCTCGGCCGGGGCATCGAGGCGGCGGCCGACAAGGTCGTCGAGTTGCTCAAGTCCAAGGCCACCCCGGTGAAGGGCCGCGACAACATCGCCCAGGTCGGCACCGTCACCTCGCGTGACGCCACCATCGGCGCGCTGCTGGGCGAAGCGGTGGAGAAGGTCGGTGAGGACGGCGTCATCACGGTGGAGGAGTCCTCCACGCTCGCCACCGAACTCGACATCACCGAGGGCGTGCAGTTCGACAAGGGCTACCTGTCGGCGCACTTCGCCACCAACCCGGAGGAGCAGCGGGCGATCCTGGAGGACGCCTACGTGCTGCTCCACCGTGAGAAGATCTCGGCGTTGGCCGACCTGCTCCCGCTGCTGGAGAAGGTCGCCGAGCAGAAGAAGCCGCTGCTCATCATCGCGGAGGACGTCGAGGGCGAGGCCCTGTCCACCCTGGTGGTCAACTCGCTGCGTAAGACGCTCACCGCCGCGGCGGTCAAGGCTCCGTTCTTCGGCGACCGTCGCAAGGCGTTCATGGACGACCTCGCCGTCGTCACGGGCGCGCAGGTGGTCTCCAGCGAGGTCGGTCTCAAGCTCTCCGAGGTCGGTCTCGAGGTGCTGGGCAAGGCCCGGCGCATCGAGGTCACCAAGGACACCACCACGATCGTGGACGGCGCGGGCACGAAGGAGGACATCCAGGCCCGCATTGCCCAGATCCGCAAGGAGATCGAGACCACCGACTCCGACTGGGACCGCGAGAAGCTCCAGGAGCGGCTCGCCAAGCTCGGCGGCGGTGTCGCGGTGATCCGCGTCGGCGCGGCCACGGAGACGGAGCTCAACGAGCGCAAGCACCGCATCGAGGACGCGGTGGCCTCCACCAAGGCCGCGGTCGAGGAGGGCATCGTCCCCGGTGGTGGTTCGGCTCTGGCGCACATCGCCAAGGAGCTCGACGACCTCGGTCTGACCGGCGACGAGGCCACCGGTGTCAAGATCGTCCGCGACGCGCTGACCGCGCCGCTGTTCTGGATCGCCACCAACGCGGGCCACGAGGGCGCCGTCATCGTGTCGAAGGTGCAGGAGCAGAAGTGGGGCGAGGGCTTCAACGCCGCCACCGGTGAGATCACCGACCTGCTCGGCGCCGGCATCATCGACCCGGTGAAGGTCACGCGCTCCGCGGTGGCCAACGCGGCGTCGATCGCCCGCCTGGTGCTCACCACCGAGAGCTCGGTGGTGGAGAAGCCTGAGGACGAGGGCGACGCGTCGGGCCACGGCCACGCTCACTGA
- a CDS encoding WhiB family transcriptional regulator — protein sequence MADTRRLPGPNADVWDWQLEGACRGMDSGSFFHPDGERGPARARREARAKAICHTCPVLEMCREHALAVHEPYGIWGGLSESEREAIIRARKRQLTLTAR from the coding sequence ATGGCAGACACGCGCAGACTCCCCGGCCCAAACGCGGATGTTTGGGACTGGCAACTCGAGGGGGCTTGCCGCGGGATGGACAGTGGTTCGTTCTTCCATCCCGATGGGGAGAGAGGACCGGCACGAGCGAGGAGGGAGGCGCGAGCGAAGGCCATCTGCCACACCTGCCCGGTGCTTGAGATGTGCCGTGAACACGCGCTCGCCGTCCACGAGCCGTACGGAATCTGGGGCGGGCTTTCCGAGTCCGAACGGGAAGCCATCATCCGTGCCCGGAAGCGGCAGCTCACGCTGACCGCGCGCTGA
- a CDS encoding response regulator transcription factor codes for MTTVLICDDRRSVREGLTRVMSAVPGVSRIDCVAHGDELLARYSRQPVDVVLVGTQRAVPTGVEATRRLVSANPQANVIVFGAPDDAGSIAAAIAGGARGYLRWDASRPELVAALAHTLASTSVPAPRQPSDPGVQLTERELQVLRGMSQGKSNGQIGRELYLSEDTVKTHARRLFRKLGVRDRAQAVAHGFRRGLVS; via the coding sequence GTGACGACGGTCTTGATCTGCGATGACCGACGCAGTGTCCGTGAAGGGCTCACGCGCGTGATGTCCGCTGTTCCCGGCGTCAGTCGCATCGACTGTGTAGCGCACGGTGACGAGTTGCTCGCCCGGTATTCCCGGCAGCCGGTCGACGTCGTGCTCGTGGGCACGCAGCGTGCTGTGCCGACCGGTGTGGAAGCCACGCGGCGGTTGGTCTCGGCCAACCCGCAGGCCAACGTGATCGTGTTCGGCGCTCCGGACGACGCGGGCAGCATTGCCGCGGCGATCGCCGGCGGAGCCCGTGGGTACCTGAGGTGGGACGCCTCCCGCCCGGAACTCGTCGCCGCGCTTGCTCACACACTCGCGAGCACGTCGGTGCCCGCACCTCGTCAGCCCTCCGACCCCGGTGTTCAGCTCACCGAGCGCGAACTCCAGGTGCTCCGGGGTATGAGCCAGGGCAAGAGCAACGGGCAGATCGGCCGGGAGCTCTATCTGTCCGAAGACACTGTGAAGACCCATGCGCGGCGGCTGTTCCGCAAGCTCGGTGTGCGCGACCGGGCCCAGGCCGTGGCGCACGGTTTCCGACGCGGTCTCGTCTCCTGA
- a CDS encoding sigma-70 family RNA polymerase sigma factor has product MANVGDGLDESVAAAVEGDPQAVERLLAAIRPLVVRYCRARVGRQERSFASADDVAQEVCLAVLTALPSYRDQGRPFLAFVYGIAQHKVADAHRAASRNRAEPVAEVPDEIEGDIGPEQRALQGELNERMSQLLQVLPDKQREIVVLRVVVGLSAEETAEAVGSTPGAVRVAQHRALARLRKALAAEEVV; this is encoded by the coding sequence ATGGCCAACGTGGGGGATGGGCTGGACGAGTCGGTCGCCGCCGCTGTAGAGGGAGACCCTCAAGCGGTCGAGCGGCTACTGGCCGCTATCCGTCCCCTGGTGGTGCGGTACTGCCGCGCCAGAGTTGGCAGGCAGGAACGATCGTTCGCTTCGGCAGACGACGTAGCCCAGGAGGTGTGTCTCGCGGTGCTCACGGCGTTGCCTTCGTACCGTGACCAGGGCCGCCCCTTCCTGGCGTTCGTCTACGGGATCGCTCAGCACAAGGTCGCCGATGCCCATCGGGCCGCGTCCCGCAATCGCGCCGAGCCGGTGGCCGAGGTCCCGGACGAGATCGAAGGCGACATAGGCCCGGAGCAGCGCGCTCTGCAGGGCGAGCTGAACGAACGGATGTCGCAGTTGTTGCAGGTACTGCCGGACAAACAACGCGAGATCGTGGTGTTGCGGGTCGTCGTGGGGCTGTCCGCGGAGGAGACCGCGGAGGCCGTCGGATCGACGCCCGGGGCGGTCAGGGTCGCCCAGCATCGCGCCCTCGCGCGGCTACGCAAGGCGCTGGCCGCTGAGGAGGTGGTCTGA
- a CDS encoding anti-sigma-D factor RsdA — protein MTERDGVDGDNHETGFEAESRDGGTSSHGSVNSSDVSDTQRSADAEASDVEAADVELTDLSAVQADDALLDALGGADSRVADGLGDHELSALLLAWRRDVDSEAIPELIDTSSAVTTVKTAVAAHNARGGKRRRVLVPVAAAAAVLAIGFTGTALAARDAQPGDTLWGLSKVLYADHARSVEAAASVRTDLDAARLAIAQERYEDARRALEEAEQALQGVTGEDELAKLRARHTELLAQLDQPEESAPQPPTSSSETTSRNDGSITSTPSDSSPESSLHSVPPELDGTSSIPPTEPSPSTEPTPPTTTPGSPSDEETDSRSDTSTSRDSKDSTNETN, from the coding sequence ATGACGGAACGCGACGGTGTTGACGGCGACAACCATGAAACCGGCTTCGAGGCCGAGAGCCGGGACGGTGGCACGTCGTCCCACGGCTCCGTGAACTCCTCGGACGTGTCGGACACCCAGCGTTCCGCGGACGCCGAGGCCTCCGATGTCGAGGCCGCCGACGTCGAGTTGACCGATCTTTCCGCCGTTCAGGCGGACGACGCCCTGCTCGACGCGCTCGGCGGGGCGGATTCCCGTGTCGCCGACGGGCTCGGTGACCACGAACTGAGCGCGCTGCTGCTGGCGTGGCGGCGGGACGTGGACAGCGAGGCCATCCCCGAACTCATCGATACGTCCTCGGCCGTCACCACCGTGAAGACGGCCGTCGCCGCGCACAACGCCCGTGGCGGAAAGCGGCGGCGCGTGTTGGTTCCCGTCGCGGCGGCCGCCGCGGTGCTGGCCATCGGGTTCACCGGAACGGCGCTCGCGGCTCGCGACGCGCAGCCCGGCGACACGCTGTGGGGACTCAGCAAGGTGCTGTACGCCGACCACGCGCGGTCGGTGGAGGCGGCGGCGTCCGTGCGTACGGACCTCGACGCGGCGCGGCTGGCCATCGCCCAGGAGCGCTACGAGGACGCGCGCCGGGCGCTGGAGGAGGCCGAGCAGGCGCTCCAGGGTGTCACGGGTGAGGACGAGCTCGCGAAGCTGCGCGCCCGTCACACGGAACTGTTGGCGCAGCTCGACCAGCCGGAGGAGTCGGCTCCGCAGCCACCGACTTCGTCGTCGGAGACCACGTCCCGGAACGACGGGTCGATCACGTCGACGCCGTCGGACAGCTCGCCGGAGTCGTCGCTGCACAGCGTGCCGCCCGAACTCGACGGCACGTCCTCGATCCCCCCGACGGAGCCCTCACCGTCGACGGAGCCCACGCCGCCCACCACGACTCCCGGGAGCCCGAGCGACGAGGAGACCGACAGCCGGTCCGATACCTCGACCTCGAGGGACTCGAAGGACAGCACGAACGAGACGAACTGA
- a CDS encoding DUF5319 domain-containing protein: MPHEVLPPDPFADDPNDPAKEFAALDEPAAEPMSPEERSELLADLSDLTVYQALLEPRGIRGIVVDCAECEQPHYHDWHLLRASLEQLLTDGHMRPHEPAFDPDPALYVTWDYCRGFADGITATENAH; this comes from the coding sequence GTGCCACACGAAGTGTTGCCTCCGGACCCGTTCGCCGACGACCCGAACGACCCCGCGAAGGAGTTCGCCGCTCTCGACGAGCCCGCTGCCGAGCCGATGAGCCCGGAAGAGCGCTCCGAGCTGCTGGCGGACCTCTCGGACCTCACGGTTTACCAGGCGTTGCTGGAGCCTCGGGGCATCAGGGGGATCGTCGTGGACTGCGCCGAGTGTGAGCAGCCGCACTACCACGACTGGCATCTGCTCCGGGCGAGTCTCGAACAACTACTGACGGACGGGCACATGCGTCCGCACGAGCCGGCCTTCGATCCGGACCCCGCGCTCTACGTCACCTGGGACTACTGCCGGGGGTTCGCCGACGGCATCACGGCCACGGAAAACGCCCACTGA
- the guaB gene encoding IMP dehydrogenase has translation MTNDTVPAGLLSSESEETGGAPDKFAMLGLTFDDVLLLPAESDVIPSGVDTSTNLTRNVRLNIPVVSAAMDTVTEARMAIAMARQGGLGVLQRNLPIEEQAQAVEVVKRSEAGMVTDPVTCSPDDTLAEVDALCARFRISGVPVTDSSGTLVGIITNRDMRFEVDYSKPVREVMTKAPLVTAQVGVTADAALGLLRRHKVEKLPIVDGDGKLRGLITVKDFVKTEQYPNATKDPDGRLVVGAAVGVGEDGFQRAMALADAGVDVLMVDTAHGHSRGVLDMVARLKKELGSTVDVVGGNVATRAGAQALVDAGADAVKVGVGPGSICTTRVVAGVGVPQISAIYEADKACRPAGVPVIGDGGIQYSGDIVKAIAAGASSVMLGSLLAGTAEAPGELILVNGKQYKTYRGMGSLGAMASRGGNRSYSKDRYAQDDVLSEDKLVPEGIEGRIPFRGPLAGVIHQLVGGLRSGMGYAGAATIPELQRAQLVRITSAGLKESHPHDVTMTVESPNYTAR, from the coding sequence ATGACGAATGACACCGTGCCCGCAGGTCTGCTGTCCTCCGAGTCGGAGGAGACCGGTGGAGCCCCGGACAAGTTCGCGATGCTGGGTCTGACGTTCGATGACGTGCTTCTTCTCCCGGCCGAGTCGGACGTGATCCCGAGCGGCGTGGACACGAGCACCAACCTGACGCGCAACGTCCGGCTCAACATCCCCGTGGTGTCGGCGGCCATGGACACGGTCACCGAAGCCCGGATGGCCATCGCCATGGCTCGGCAGGGCGGTCTGGGCGTGTTGCAGCGGAACCTGCCGATCGAGGAGCAGGCGCAGGCCGTGGAGGTGGTGAAGCGTTCGGAGGCCGGCATGGTCACCGATCCGGTGACGTGCTCGCCGGACGACACGCTCGCCGAGGTGGACGCCCTGTGCGCGCGGTTCCGCATCTCGGGGGTGCCGGTGACGGACTCCTCCGGCACGTTGGTGGGCATCATCACCAACCGCGACATGCGGTTCGAGGTGGACTACAGCAAGCCCGTGCGCGAGGTGATGACCAAGGCGCCGCTGGTGACGGCACAGGTGGGTGTCACCGCGGACGCGGCGCTGGGGCTGCTGCGCCGTCACAAGGTCGAGAAGCTGCCCATCGTCGACGGTGACGGCAAGCTGCGCGGCCTCATCACGGTGAAGGACTTCGTCAAGACCGAGCAGTACCCGAACGCCACCAAGGACCCCGACGGCAGGCTCGTCGTGGGCGCGGCCGTGGGCGTGGGCGAGGACGGGTTCCAGCGGGCCATGGCCCTGGCCGACGCGGGCGTGGACGTGCTCATGGTCGACACGGCCCACGGGCACTCCCGCGGCGTGCTCGACATGGTGGCTCGGCTGAAGAAGGAGCTCGGCAGCACCGTCGACGTCGTGGGCGGCAACGTCGCCACGCGGGCGGGTGCCCAGGCGCTCGTGGACGCGGGCGCGGACGCCGTCAAGGTCGGCGTCGGCCCCGGCTCCATCTGCACCACGCGTGTGGTGGCCGGTGTGGGGGTTCCGCAGATCTCCGCCATCTACGAGGCCGACAAGGCGTGCCGGCCCGCCGGGGTTCCCGTGATCGGGGACGGCGGCATCCAGTACTCCGGCGACATCGTCAAGGCCATCGCGGCGGGCGCGTCGTCGGTGATGCTGGGCAGCCTGCTCGCGGGCACCGCCGAGGCGCCGGGTGAGCTGATCCTCGTCAACGGCAAGCAGTACAAGACGTACCGGGGTATGGGTTCGCTCGGGGCGATGGCGTCGCGCGGTGGTAACCGGTCGTACTCGAAGGACCGCTACGCGCAGGACGACGTGCTCTCCGAGGACAAGCTCGTGCCCGAGGGCATCGAGGGGCGGATTCCGTTCCGGGGTCCGCTGGCCGGGGTGATCCACCAGCTCGTGGGGGGTCTGCGGTCGGGCATGGGCTACGCCGGTGCCGCGACCATCCCCGAGTTGCAGCGAGCCCAGCTCGTGCGCATCACTTCGGCGGGGCTCAAGGAGAGCCATCCCCACGACGTCACGATGACCGTGGAGTCCCCGAACTACACCGCTCGCTAG
- a CDS encoding GuaB3 family IMP dehydrogenase-related protein yields MRDLVEIGMGRTARRSYDFDDIDIVPSRRTRSSKVVSTAWQIDAYRFDLPLVTHPTDAVVSPDTAVSIGKLGGLGVLNAEGVWARHADAEKALARVVDLARKGADWAELGALLQELHSAPIQNELLTEAVRTVRDSGVTVAARVSPQHAAELTPVLLSAGVEVLVVQGTIVSAEHVARDDNPLNLKEFIADLDVPVIAGGVSDYRTAMHLMRTGAAGVIVGHGHTPGVTSTDRVLGIGVPMATAVIDAAAARRDYLDETGGRYVHVIADGGMTCSGDIAKAIACGADAVMLGAPLAVTREAPGKGLYWTAAAAHPSLPRSRVAEGPSHDVDLKTLLHGPSSDPEGTVNLFGALRRALAKTGYSDLKEFQKVELSVRP; encoded by the coding sequence GTGCGGGACCTGGTCGAGATCGGTATGGGCCGGACGGCCCGGCGGTCGTATGACTTCGACGACATCGACATCGTGCCCTCGCGACGCACGCGGTCGTCGAAGGTCGTCTCCACCGCCTGGCAGATCGATGCGTACCGGTTCGACCTGCCCCTCGTCACCCACCCCACCGACGCCGTGGTGTCGCCGGACACGGCGGTGTCGATCGGCAAGCTCGGCGGTCTGGGCGTGCTCAACGCCGAAGGCGTGTGGGCGAGGCACGCCGACGCGGAGAAGGCCCTCGCGAGGGTCGTGGACCTCGCCCGTAAGGGGGCCGACTGGGCCGAACTGGGTGCGTTGCTGCAGGAGTTGCACTCGGCGCCGATCCAGAACGAGCTGCTCACCGAGGCCGTGCGCACCGTGCGTGACTCCGGTGTGACGGTGGCCGCCAGGGTCAGCCCCCAGCACGCGGCCGAGCTGACCCCGGTGCTGTTGAGCGCGGGCGTCGAGGTGCTGGTGGTGCAGGGCACGATCGTGTCGGCCGAGCACGTGGCCCGTGACGACAACCCGCTGAACCTCAAGGAGTTCATCGCCGACCTCGACGTGCCCGTGATCGCGGGTGGGGTCAGCGACTACCGCACGGCCATGCACCTCATGCGGACGGGAGCCGCGGGCGTGATCGTGGGGCACGGCCACACGCCGGGAGTGACCAGCACCGACCGTGTGCTCGGTATCGGCGTGCCGATGGCCACCGCCGTGATCGACGCGGCCGCCGCGCGTCGCGACTACCTCGATGAGACCGGGGGTCGGTACGTGCATGTGATCGCCGACGGTGGGATGACGTGCAGCGGTGACATCGCGAAGGCCATCGCGTGCGGGGCCGACGCCGTCATGCTCGGTGCGCCGCTCGCCGTGACGCGCGAGGCTCCGGGTAAGGGGCTGTACTGGACGGCGGCCGCGGCGCACCCGTCGTTGCCGCGTTCGCGGGTCGCCGAGGGGCCGAGCCACGACGTGGATCTGAAGACGTTGCTGCACGGCCCGTCGTCCGACCCGGAGGGCACGGTGAACCTCTTTGGTGCTCTGCGCAGGGCGCTGGCGAAGACGGGTTACTCCGACCTGAAGGAGTTCCAGAAGGTCGAGCTCTCCGTTCGGCCCTGA